In Aspergillus nidulans FGSC A4 chromosome IV, a single window of DNA contains:
- a CDS encoding protein msbA (transcript_id=CADANIAT00000431) produces the protein MVSQTALIAAALSLAGLELVAAQQPNAHHEHKQLKRQLFGSSDQSNNLGWLESFLSSNSDSGTTSSTTTSQNSGVTAASSKDSDPDVVIVPITLSVDENGKTHTITGTANTGVATGAASTTTKQSTVAEVTASATTESQPTATSTSSSTREDTDLSGILGSLLGGSSSSDSSASTTQTGISRAATDSTISETETTDSSTSPSSTSSSGGLLESLLGGSDSSASTSTSSTTSSSTSTSDGLLGLNLNLNGDSTSSTSTTTGSSPSATSTSSSNGLLENLLGDSTSTSTSTSTADSSSATSTSSSGGLLDGLLGGDSTSSSGTTTATSPSATSTSGGLLDGLFGTDSTSSSATTSVTTPTSTSGGLLGGLFGTDSSSSASTAVIPSSTSTSSGGFLDSLFGTDSSTPTPLPGASSTSGGLIGNILPTISVSVPESTPTGSSDAVASSTPTLLPPDLTSILIPSSSSGATSVPVIPQVPTSSVAATPTPSVGISVPSSSSVSVQPAPTTTSTASSEDSTTTVGTTTTTTVEAEPTDWVPTSIIIEPSPTETETSSEETTTVAPTQLPGSISPAGGVPDAPEGSTLIQLGFTRELRYSFVATHSLSSSQIFLYIPQGLMYALEEASSDIAMFAISPYDSEATTGYIATVAQAYIPTEKVDVLRKLLHNPISRLYDQPSESVKTLMSMIDPSIPLLVGEYDDSSFGGSSGSGDGSGSDGDGDDSNDTYDDSTAGASSSGSTKASSVGIGVGVVAGAAAYGAGMFWVARRYRKKRQLHRRTSSTADQMSDRGGSIFAGGGRLSRGSGSQRTQMISAPVMAENSLGWN, from the coding sequence ATGGTTTCCCAGACGGCTCTTATTGCGGCTGCATTGTCGCTTGCTGGCCTGGAGTTGGTTGCTGCGCAGCAACCCAACGCTCACCATGAGCACAAGCAACTCAAGCGTCAGTTATTTGGCTCTTCCGACCAGTCGAACAACCTGGGTTGGCTTGAATCGTTCCTGAGCTCAAACTCTGACTCTGGAACCACCTCTAGCACTACCACCTCCCAGAACTCTGGTGTTACCGCCGCTTCATCCAAGGACTCCGACCCCGATGTCGTTATTGTGCCCATCACCCTCTCTGTCGATGAGAATGGCAAGACACATACAATAACCGGCACTGCTAATACTGGTGTTGCTACGGGTGCAGCTTCGACTACCACAAAGCAGTCAACTGTAGCCGAAGTTACCGCCTCTGCAACTACGGAGTCGCAGCCAACCGCAACTAGCACCTCGTCTTCTACGAGAGAGGACACTGATCTCTCCGGTATTCTGGGAAGTCTTCTTGGTGGGTCAAGCAGCAGTGATAGTAGCGCTAGCACAACCCAAACCGGTATCTCCCGCGCTGCCACTGATTCGACCATTTCGGAGACAGAGACTACTGATTCTTCCACATCACCATCGTCAACTTCCTCGTCTGGTGGGCTGCTTGAGAGCCTTTTGGGTGGCAGCGACTCTTCagcttccacttccacttccagCACCAcgtcttcctcaaccagtACATCAGACGGTCTCCTGGGTCTTAACTTGAACTTGAACGGCGATTCTACATCCTCCACCAGCACAACTACCGGGTCATCACCTTCGGCAACCAGCACGAGCTCTTCTAATGGTTTGCTGGAGAACCTCTTAGGTGACTCTACCTCCACTTCGACTTCAACCTCTACTGCcgattcttcttcagcaaccaGCACTAGCTCGTCCGGTGGCTTGCTCGACGGTCTTCTGGGAGGTGACTCTACTTCTTCCAGTGGAACTACCACGGCTACATCCCCTTCGGCGACCAGCACATCAGGTGGTTTGCTTGATGGACTTTTCGGGACGGATTCTACATCCTCGAGTGCGACTACCTCAGTGACAACTCCTACTAGCACATCCGGCGGTTTGCTAGGGGGTCTTTTTGGCACTGATTCTAGTAGCAGCGCCTCGACTGCTGTCATACCCTCGTCAACAAGCACTAGCTCCGGTGGCTTTCTCGATAGTCTCTTCGGCACCGATTCTTCGACACCAACCCCTCTGCCAGGGGCTAGCAGCACTTCGGGCGGCTTGATTGGCAATATCCTGCCCACCATTTCTGTTAGCGTTCCTGAGTCAACTCCTACAGGGTCATCCGACGCTGTGGCTAGTTCGACGCCCACTCTGCTTCCCCCGGACCTGACAAGTATCCTTATTCCCTCTTCCAGTAGCGGCGCAACTTCCGTTCCAGTCATTCCTCAGGTTCCCACCTCAAGTGTTGCGGCCACCCCCACTCCGTCGGTAGGCATCTCTGTtccttcaagctcctccgtTTCCGTGCAGCCGGCCCCTACCACAACTAGCACGGCTAGCTCGGAAGACTCCACCACTACGGTCGGGACAACAACTACCACCACCGTTGAGGCTGAGCCTACCGATTGGGTGCCGACCAGCATTATCATCGAGCCTAGCCCCACTGAAACTGAGACGTCCAGCGAAGAGACCACAACCGTTGCCCCTACACAGCTACCGGGATCCATCTCCCCAGCTGGAGGTGTCCCTGATGCTCCTGAAGGGTCTACTCTGATCCAGCTGGGTTTCACCCGGGAGCTCCGCTACTCGTTTGTCGCGACCCACTCTCTGTCTTCCTCGCAAATCTTCTTGTACATTCCCCAGGGTTTGATGTATGCGCTGGAGGAAGCTAGTAGCGACATCGCTATGTTTGCCATTTCACCCTATGACAGCGAAGCCACTACTGGTTACATTGCTACTGTTGCCCAAGCCTACATTCCCACGGAGAAAGTGGACGTCCTCAGAAAACTGCTTCACAACCCTATTTCTCGACTCTACGACCAGCCTAGTGAATCCGTAAAGACCCTGATGTCAATGATTGATCCCTCTATTCCACTTCTCGTGGGCGAATACGATGACTCATCATTTGGCGGCAGCTCAGGGTCCGGCGACGGCAGTGGCAGCGATGGCGACGGTGACGATTCCAATGACACCTATGATGACTCTACCGCtggcgccagcagcagcggctctACGAAGGCTAGCTCTGTCGGTATCGGTGTTGGTGTGGTGGCTGGTGCCGCTGCCTACGGTGCCGGAATGTTCTGGGTCGCACGCCGCTATCGCAAGAAGCGTCAATTGCACCGTCGCACCAGCTCCACTGCCGATCAGATGAGCGACCGTGGCGGATCCATCTTCGCTGGCGGCGGTCGCTTGTCTCGTGGCAGCGGCAGCCAACGCACACAGATGATCAGTGCTCCTGTCATGGCAGAGAACTCTCTGGGATGGAACTAA
- a CDS encoding uncharacterized protein (transcript_id=CADANIAT00000433) encodes MDRPGSRPLSPVLEEKKRDRDPKVRKGLRESNQIETKLGPESDTDTNADDDDDDTLPLEIDVHGLRAKVYLNCADVDIVPARYLEKADRSPILKRTPWIFRTAKDGRCVNIAKWSKVDIRYRGVFKTLKKVPMFSGGLFGGSTCRISSAADEHEEVSTGWRTSTDSRSGWGSGSCSASSKSSSSKVDFEEAVKAQGQAIYALLDEVLSMLGIKREAESHREMFFLRPRLVSCQPEYWTGYRVKHRDSPLTAGSVSLDYEPSRGMPRAVMPVTTTSEPVVSLKRTLEGEFKLLLSQLLINVHRLSPPGDKIPDQEAFLIGLHGSKLHILRGIFPGQKTSKLWSGRHNPREVQSTNRLFRRRGGGSGNGPEGQDGRFYSKTNLERFMEQVEWNQLSNPDNEVHPRSFQVLGSCEYDLWLKCDFGAAMKMLAGLIMYLMSGQARCGVLQDVFERYPYDEETEPESDVGGDAAGMEKAAQKQKEIEEEEERLRKREREKKEEEKARLTEFEAIKGSMKDKIGGLTEGLRQPWCDWVWEDKGCDTGERDGEEALIVGGPY; translated from the exons ATGGATCGACCCGGATCCCGCCCCCTCTCTCCAGTtctcgaagaaaagaaaagagacaGAGACCCCAAAGTGAGGAAAGGGTTAAGAGAAAGTAACCAGATTGAAACCAAGCTTGGTCCCGAGTCTGATACAGACACTAACgctgacgacgacgacgacgacacTCTCCCACTCGAAATTGACGTCCACGGTCTTAGAGCAAAGGTTTACCTCAACTGCGCTGACGTCGACATTGTCCCTGCGCGATACCTTGAAAAGGCGGATCGTTCAC CTATTCTAAAGCGCACGCCTTGGATCTTTCGAACCGCCAAAGATGGCCGGTGTGTGAACATTGCCAAGTGGAGTAAAGTTGACATCCGTTATCGCGGGGTATTCaagacgctgaagaaggtCCCGATGTTCAGTGGAGGGTTGTTTGGGGGTTCGACTTGCAGGATAAGCTCAGCTGCCGATGAACATGAGGAAGTGAGTACCGGTTGGCGGACGAGTACCGATTCTAGGTCTGGCTGGGGCTCTGgctcctgctcagcttcGTCAAAAAGCTCTTCATCGAAGGTGGACTTCGAGGAAGCAGTAAAGGCGCAAGGACAGGCGATATATGCGCTGCTCGACGAGGTCCTGAGTATGCTGGGGATCAAACGTGAGGCGGAAAGTCATCGGGAGATGTTTTTTCTGAG ACCGAGATTGGTTTCTTGTCAGCCAGAATACTGGACAGGATACCGCGTCAAGCACAGAGACAGTCCACTCACCGCAGGTTCAGTATCGCTAGATTACGAGCCAAGCCGGGGGATGCCGCGGGCTGTAATGCCTGTTACGACG ACAAGCGAACCCGTCGTATCACTGAAAAGAACCCTTGAAGGTGAATTTAAGCTACTCCTCTCGCAACTCTTAATAAACGTGCACCGTCTCTCACCACCAGGCGACAAGATACCCGACCAAGAAGCCTTTCTAATAGGCCTACACGGTTCAAAGCTACATATCCTGCGCGGCATCTTCCCTGGCCAGAAGACCAGCAAGCTGTGGAGCGGCCGACACAATCCCCGAgaagtacagagtacgaATCGCCTGTTCAGAAGGAGAGGTGGCGGCAGCGGTAATGGGCCGGAGGGCCAAGATGGCAGATTTTACAGCAAGACCAACCTGGAGCGTTTCATGGAGCAGGTAGAGTGGAATCAGCTCTCAAATCCCGATAACGAAGTTCATCCACGATCGTTCCAGGTTTTGGGCAGTTGTGAATATGACCTGTGGCTGAAGTGCGATTTTGGGGCTGCGATGAAGATGCTAGCCGGGCTTATTATGTACTTGATGAGTGGACAGGCGCGGTGCggagtgctgcaggatgttTTTGAGCGGTATCCGTATGATGAGGAGACTGAGCCAGAGAGTGATGTCGGAGGCGATGCAGCCGGGATGGAGAAAGCTgcgcagaagcagaaggagattgaggaggaagaagagagactgaggaagagagagagggagaagaaggaggaggagaaggcacgGCTGACTGAGTTCGAGGCAATCAAGGGGTCCATGAAGGATAAGATTGGCGGTCTTACCGAGGGGTTGAGACAGCCTTGGTGCGACTGGGTGTGGGAGGATAAAGGGTGTGATACTGGTGAAAGAGATGGGGAGGAAGCCTTGATAGTTGGCGGCCCGTATTGA
- a CDS encoding uncharacterized protein (transcript_id=CADANIAT00000434) produces MAVAQTRTSIRRLSKASGVNARYLSLSAQIRELWTCSHRYHNSNDLHRKHTRLIFHNHHRSQRPHHPPRSQRIIYPKYQYQSWWSPGWGWGWGGFNSGFLGFQDTPTRYRYGQDDDKGGWEDRAKRRMEWIKKEIEADPYAALFGRRSQPLGLNWGNKLESGLMSLWRSVFGLGEDMSNTNKGKGAKVIDSTLKGQDDSGRTSVDEKVREPMTRDGDMQRRPSTDFRGAGFEFDPISGRMVPVRSEPWGTPEERGKERQGDGQYVENKSIPAGDDLPQEKAEADSNTLSEPNVLDSATKKDSTVPESSERFQGASGPSIVSESQIYASAPTQEASNCLNETVQAAKDEINAETQTHAQVERPVPPQNDNHEAVTPATMPFTQSPYSQKHNTTERSLAEHSVSKAGPDRAGFLSRRENQMPKLVTAESQPYTAVDNRDKDIELLSARDIRAAYEPRRLSIEAEIEAETPKQLDEPSASQTDLKDTHGKSPVNKLGGSVNMPGGPTAPFSGLPDGQALNEDLLQNEPSTATQSSVTETYRIFAYDPSSAKVTEAETISSLQEPSEHLHPTEVLTRLANPAKFSPCLNQMHAEGYEIVSGGGDILVFRKAPAGSSKTIDRLASPSQEPSTESAQLADKDVQGGNFSGQDAPRKQSRKSPQKATVSKVFRRMLVGGLATGGTCYALGVVSEYFRTGGKDGFGIDGFTEFESERRHLER; encoded by the coding sequence ATGGCCGTGGCTCAAACGAGAACAAGCATACGCAGGCTATCGAAAGCCTCAGGCGTAAACGCCCGATACCTGTCTCTTTCAGCCCAAATCCGCGAACTCTGGACCTGTTCTCATCGATATCATAATAGCAACGACCTCCATAGGAAGCATACCCGCCTTATATTCCACAATCATCATCGATCACAAAGACCCCATCATCCCCCGCGAAGTCAACGGATTATATACCCAAAATACCAGTACCAGTCATGGTGGAGTCCTGgttggggctggggctggggtgGCTTCAACTCCGGCTTTTTGGGCTTTCAGGACACGCCAACGAGATACAGATATGGGCAAGATGATGATAAGGGTGGCTGGGAAGACCGCGCGAAGCGCCGGATGGAATGGATCAAAAAGGAGATCGAAGCTGATCCATACGCAGCTCTTTTTGGGAGGAGATCTCAGCCGCTCGGATTAAATTGGGGCAATAAGCTTGAGAGTGGGCTTATGTCCTTGTGGCGGTCGGTTTTCGGACTCGGTGAAGATATGTCGAACACAAATAAAGGTAAAGGCGCGAAAGTCATCGATTCGACGCTGAAAGGGCAAGATGACTCTGGCCGCACATCAGTTGACGAGAAGGTGCGAGAGCCAATGACCAGAGATGGGGATATGCAGCGTCGGCCATCAACGGACTTTAGGGGAGCTGGGTTCGAGTTCGATCCTATCAGTGGCCGTATGGTTCCCGTGCGATCTGAGCCTTGGGGGACACCCGAAGAAAGAGGCAAGGAACGACAAGGAGATGGGCAGTACGTTGAAAATAAGTCCATCCCTGCGGGTGATGACTTACCTCaagagaaggctgaggcGGATTCAAACACCCTTTCAGAGCCGAACGTCCTCGACTCCGCAACCAAAAAGGACTCGactgtgcctgaatctaGTGAGCGGTTCCAGGGCGCTTCTGGGCCTTCGATTGTCTCTGAAAGTCAAATCTACGCATCGGCACCAACTCAGGAAGCCTCCAACTGCCTAAATGAGACTGTGCAGGCCGCTAAAGATGAAATAAATGCTGAGACTCAAACACATGCTCAGGTTGAGCGACCAGTACCACCACAAAATGACAATCATGAAGCTGTAACCCCTGCTACTATGCCATTTACGCAGAGTCCCTACTCCCAAAAACACAACACTACTGAAAGATCGTTGGCCGAGCATTCAGTCTCGAAAGCCGGGCCTGACCGGGCAGGGTTTCTGTCAAGACGTGAGAACCAAATGCCTAAATTGGTCACGGCTGAAAGTCAGCCATATACTGCAGTTGATAACAGAGACAAAGATATTGAGCTACTCAGTGCGCGCGATATTCGGGCTGCCTATGAGCCCAGACGGCTAAGCATTGAAGCCGAGATTGAAGCCGAAACACCTAAACAGTTGGATGAGCCCTCTGCTTCACAAACTGATCTTAAGGATACACACGGCAAATCTCCAGTGAATAAATTGGGGGGCTCAGTCAATATGCCTGGCGGGCCGACCGCTCCTTTTTCAGGCCTTCCGGACGGGCAAGCCTTAAATGAAGATCTATTACAAAATGAACCATCAACGGCGACCCAATCCTCAGTCACGGAGACGTATCGCATATTCGCGTATGATCCATCTTCCGCGAAAGTCACCGAGGCTGAAACGATCTCATCACTCCAAGAGCCGAGCGAGCATCTTCATCCAACAGAAGTGCTCACGCGCCTAGCAAATCCCGCCAAGTTCTCACCATGTCTGAACCAGATGCATGCGGAGGGATACGAAATTGTGTCGGGTGGAGGAGATATCCTAGTATTCCGAAAGGCTCCGGCAGGAAGCTCGAAAACTATTGATAGGCTGGCAAGTCCTTCCCAAGAGCCTTCCACTGAGTCAGCTCAACTCGCAGATAAAGACGTCCAAGGTGGGAACTTCTCTGGTCAAGATGCACCCCGCAAACAATCTCGCAAGAGCCCTCAGAAGGCCACGGTTTCAAAGGTATTCCGGCGAATGCTGGTGGGAGGACTTGCCACCGGAGGTACCTGCTACGCATTGGGTGTTGTGAGTGAGTATTTTAGAACCGGGGGTAAGGACGGATTCGGCATTGATGGTTTCACGGAATTCGAGTCAGAAAGACGACATCTGGAGCGATAA
- a CDS encoding uncharacterized protein (transcript_id=CADANIAT00000432) encodes MSKIHIRTNNAPAPAPFLSQATVVGNIVFCSGQLGIDPKTGKMVEGTVKDRTRQIIKNLSAVLEASGSSLADVAKVNVFLADMKDFQDMNEVYMEGFPEPRPARTCVCVKTLPMNSDVEIECSAVVTRPTKAKL; translated from the exons ATGTCCAAAATCCACATCCGTACCAATAACGCGCCGGCACCCGCCCCCTTCCTTTCCCAGGCCACGGTCGTCG GGAATATTGTCTTCTGTTCTGGCCAACTGGGCATCGATCCCAAGACAGGGAAGATGGTTGAGGGTACAGTGAAAGACCGAACT CGCCAAATCATCAAGAACTTGTCCGCGGTGCTCGAAGCAAGCGGCTCGAGTCTAGCCGACGTTGCGAAGGTGAACGTCTTCCTAGCCGATATGAAGGACTTCCAGGATATGAATGAGGTTTACATGGAGGGCTTTCCAGAGCCGAGACCG GCGCGAACGTGCGTGTGTGTTAAGACCTTGCCCATGAACTCCGACGTAGAGATTGAGTGCTCAGCTGTTGTGACGCGACCCACCAAGGCGAAGCTTTGA
- a CDS encoding ESCRT-II subunit protein VPS36 (transcript_id=CADANIAT00000435), whose protein sequence is MFFKALELTTALRPLLLPDETLLFVQDAVGLYDGKYKIANYQDGHAYLTSHRVCYVAVDEPRKYSVGIDLKDVDRAEYQAGFWKSSPKIIIYPKPVKNAGGPRSSSASPSRLPLRAQLSGAQSPLSQTSAHNYTPPPPNLLNATWVCPICSFSNPVPSNFDPSTATNSTPIPPCLACGIKPPFTTVLKAAITAATSREAPPISPAVSQAQQECQSARTGQANAANGGGSIMCPRCTFLNHPSLLDCEICGASLASANFLRASGQDRSDSPAPVFEDGNIRNSAITDHIKLSFREGGEKIFLERLKGALIQRKWLLYNAPPAPQRPSQSTPTSAPDQTGLSTSVDTQARSPGVGIAGLERRGLEARKNNELVIGNAFEDLEALMASAKQIVALAETLARESGMASDESSAETSAVLSESAAALGMITTKDMLGSSAGNLYLSELSRTLAEYLTDDRKGVLQREGGIMSLIDLWAVFNRSRNGVELVSPSDFKRAAELWERLKLPVRLRRFKSGLLVVQRYDWSDEKTLRQLQDWMADLRRIPPPDPVPWDWRLFGRPVTAQEAAQRFGWSVGVAAEELEMAEDKGVFCREEGIEGLKFWSNFIIFDPTPDDPSNLAVSLLEV, encoded by the exons ATGTTTttcaaggctctggaatTAACCACCGCGCTCCGTCCTTTGCTGTTACCCGATGAGACTTTACTCTTTGTCCAGGATGCGGTGGGGTTATACGATGG CAAATACAAGATCGCCAACTACCAGGACGGCCATGCGTATCTCACGTCACACCGGGTCTGTTACGTAGCCGTTGACGAGCCGCGGAAGTACTCAGTCGGCATCGACCTAAAAGACGTCGACAGAGCCGAATATCAA GCAGGCTTCTGGAAATCATCGCCGAAAATCATCATATACCCAAAGCCTGTGAAGAACGCAGGCGGACCTCGGAGCTCGAGCGCGAGTCCATCGCGGCTACCGTTGAGAGCACAATTATCGGGAGCGCAATCACCTCTTTCGCAGACTTCAGCCCATAATTAtacaccaccgccgccaaatCTTCTGAATGCGACTTGGGTGTGTCCCATATGTTCGTTCTCCAACCCGGTGCCGTCGAACTTTGATCCGTCTACGGCAACCAATTCTACGCCAATACCTCCGTGCCTCGCTTGCGGAATAAAGCCTCCGTTTACCACGGTCTTAAAGGCTGCTATAACGGCGGCGACTAGCCGGGAAGCTCCTCCCATCAGTCCAGCAGTGTCTCAGGCCCAGCAAGAATGTCAATCGGCCAGAACCGGGCAGGCAAATGCAGCGAATGGTGGGGGATCAATAATGTGCCCGCGATGTACATTCCTGAATCATCCTTCGCTTTTAGATTGTGAGATATGCGGCGCCTCTTTGGCGAGTGCAAACTTTCTGCGAGCTTCCGGTCAGGACAGGTCGGATTCTCCAGCACCGGTCTTTGAGGATGGGAATATTCGGAATTCTGCTATCACCGATCATATAAAGCTTTCCTttagagaagggggagaaaAAATCTTCCTTGAGAGGCTCAAGGGGGCGCTAATTCAGCGGAAATGGCTGCTCTATAATGCACCTCCTGCGCCACAGCGACCATCGCAGTCAACACCCACGTCAGCACCAGATCAAACTGGCCTGTCAACTAGTGTGGATACCCAGGCTCGCTCACCCGGGGTTGGGATTGCCGGTCTGGAACGGCGAGGGCTTGAAGCTCGCAAAAACAATGAACTCGTAATCGGAAATGCTTTTGAGGACCTTGAGGCGCTCATGGCCTCTGCGAAACAGATCGTAGCGCTTGCTGAGACACTGGCGCGAGAGTCGGGCATGGCCAGTGATGAATCTTCAGCAGAAACCAGCGCGGTACTCTCCGAAAGTGCTGCCGCTTTAGGAATGATAACCACGAAAGATATGCTCGGATCCAGCGCAGGAAACCTATATCTCTCTGAACTGTCACGAACTCTCGCAGAGTATCTCACCGACGATCGAAAGGGTGTCCTTCAGAGAGAAGGTGGTATAATGAGTCTGATTGACCTTTGGGCAGTTTTCAATCGCTCTCGAAACGGCGTTGAGCTGGTAAGTCCCTCGGACTTTAAACGCGCCGCTGAGCTCTGGGAGAGGCTCAAATTGCCCGTTCGACTTCGCCGGTTTAAAAGTGGCCTTTTGGTTGTTCAGCGGTACGACTGGAGCGATGAAAAGACCCTTCGACAACTCCAGGACTGGATGGCCGATCTGCGTCGCATTCCACCTCCGGACCCTGTCCCTTGGGACTGGCGCCTTTTTGGCCGTCCAGTTACAGCGCAGGAGGCAGCCCAGCGCTTTGGATGGAGCGTTGGTGTTGCAGCTGAGGAACTGGAGATGGCGGAAGACAAGGGCGTCTTCTGCAGGGAAGAAGGCATTGAAGGCTTGAAGTTTTGGAGCAATTTTATCATCTTTGACCCGACACCTGACGATCCTAGCAATTTGGCTGTTTCCCTCCTGGAAGTTTGA